Genomic DNA from Candidozyma auris chromosome 1, complete sequence:
TCGGCCATCCATTTTGGCAAAGGAATATTTTGTGCGCTGGTCCACTGTTGTCAGTTAGGAAATTGCATCAATCAAACAGCGAGCGTCACTCAGCACCGCAAAAGGAAATTAGCTGTTTTCGCAGCAGTGTGGGAAAATCCTTGTGACTGGAAAAATGCTGACAATTTTCCTCTCTCGTGATCGCTCTCCGACTGGTAATCTTTAAGCACTGACTTTGGGGTCACGACGGGTGCCCAAGCACGTAGTGCCTTGAGAATACGAATCGTGCTCCGTTGTTAAAGATGGGGTTGATTGCCATGGGTTTCCTAACGTGGGCTTTCCATGCGTCGTGCAGTTCGCGAACCTGTGCCGAAGCTGTCGCCCTCATTCGACAGTAGCAGGGAAGggaaaaaataaaaacTTCTCATCAAGCCTTTCCCCAAGCTGTGTGCACTACGGTCACGCTTGATTATCTACCACTTGACCTAATGGGTGTCGGTGTCATTGGGGGAAAGATGCATATATAACACATTATCAATGGGTAGGTGAAAATTTCTCTTGCGTTTACAATCATTCAACCACCGCAACCAACATTATTACCACCTATTTTTGCATCAAAGCCCACCCTTTACCACATAGGCAACGGTTGCGTGATACAATTTTCATATCATCGAATCATTGCACTACATACTAGTTCGAAACTCCCATCTTTGTTACTCCAATATCACGCTTATATTCTCATGGCCGACCCTTTAAATACACTGGCCACCAACATAGCACTTCTACCACATGAAGAAGGTGCCTCGAGCCCAATTGTCTCTCCGATGTCATGGCCGTCGCCACAAGCGGCAACAAATATAAAGAGCCAACGAAACTCGCCTTACAGTAACGATGAAGCGAACATTTTCGAGCGGAGCTTGAGCACACCGTCGTTTGGTATGCCCTCAAGGAGGAGTTCAAAGAGTTGGTCGTCAGGCAAAGCAAACGGAAGGCATGCTTCAATTGTGTCCGTGGATTGCCCCAAGCTGTTCGCAGCGCATCACAGTGCTGAGGATTTCATACCTCCTGTTTTGGATCACACAACAGAGATCTTGTCTGATCCTCTGATAGATCTTAACGACGTCAATGTTGTGTGCTGCGAATGTGACTGACAGGTGGCCAAGTCCAAAGAGCAGCACAATTCAAGACGCTGTAGTCACAGCGAAAAGCATTCTAGTGACTCCCATGGCGCTAGACCAATCCTTCgctcaagatcaagatcTAGATCGTTGATTTGCAACTCACTATTAAGCGCCCTCGCATCCagtgatgacgaagaggaagagcagCTTCCTAAAGATGACGAGGAATCGGTTGTTGAGCCACTGTCAGATCCTAAGACGATCAACTTCTACTCATTCAATGACATTCTCAGCCGTGAAAAGGATCTTGAGAGATTTAATACGTTTCGCATGAGTAAGTTGCTCTCATAAAACCTCACTAGACAACTCATAGTCTGTAGGGTAACGAGTGTGATTGTGTAACACGCGTTTCATCCTACTCGGTAATGGCATTACAAGAGCCAATAACACCAGAACTTCTCTAATGGGTCAGCCTACATTCTCATCCTTTTTCGTAGCTTGGTCATGAGACCGCGCCGCAAGTCAATGAATGCTTCGACTATAATTTCGAAGGCCAGCCTCATGCGCTTTTTCGCGTAAAGTAGCCAACGCACACAGAAGAGATACTCAATCTACAAATGAATGTGTGCATTGAGTCTTTTGTGTCTATTGTAAAGGCACAATGAAACTCAACTGGTcatcttgaacaagtctGCCTTTTGAGTCAGTGAATACGCTGAAAAATCTTTAATTAAATAGCGGTAGCCTCTAGCGAAACGTCTTGCATCAACCATACTTAAATCGACTGGCATCTCTGTTCCGACAAAGCGAGCTACATAGAAATTCTAGCTTAGTTTTAGAGCCATAAATCTTATCATTGTCAGAAAAATGAATGCGCTGAATTGGCAAGTCTGCCTTATGTTTCTCGGTGCAGTCGGAGACAAGGGTCTCCCTAACCGCCCTGCATTTAAATATGCAACTCACGAGTCAGCTTCCCAGTCCGTTCTCATCTACAACTAAAGTTGGACGCAGCAAACATCGATACTATAGTTGTGATCATCCAGAATTCACGATAGTTTTACTCGACAAGAAGGTTTTTTCAACCTGTGATATTTTTTATACCCATTttggaaaaattgaaaataaATTGACAATTCACCGTTGCTGCAATCTGGCGACACAATTTGACGAAAATAACTCTTGTCCTTGTTTCGAAAAAATTGTTTTATCACTACAAAAAATCGTTTATTAATTCGTACAGCTACGTGTTAAGCTGAAACGTCTTTGGGTGCTTGAAATTCgaggaaatcaaaatcatcacAGTAATTGCAATTTgtgtgcttcttgaacatggaggttgttgatggtAGACCAAACTCTGAACCCATATCGCAAGAGACTCCCGTCACAGATGGCGGGAACGGCGAGCAAAGCTCTGAAAATGTGTTGCCTTCTCTCAATGATGCATCGTCTGCCTCTGCATTGATCAACTACAGGGTCTTGGTCTCGGCGAAGGAGGCTGGTTGTCTCATTGGCCAAAATGGAACTGTGATCGATTCCATAAGGGAAGAAACTGGTACGAGAGCAGGGATTTCACGGTTACAACCTGGATCCCATGAACGAATCTTGACTGTCAGTGGCACGCTTGATGATGCGTCGAGGGCTTTGAGTTATTTTGCTCAAGCATTAGTGAATGCATCTGCTGAAACACACTTTTCTTACATGTACTTTCCCTTGAAACAGCTACTGCTGATACCTAATATAGAAGGCGAAACAACGATTCTACGTCTTTTGATTCCAAATGCTCAGATGGGCACGCTTATCGGATCAAGAGGTACTAGAATCCAGcaaattcaaaaagagtGCAACATCCTGATGATCGCATCGAAATCATTCTTACCTGACTCAAATGAACGCTTAGTTGAGTTACAGGGTACGGTCGATAACTTGTATGACTCCTTAAGACTCATTCTGCGCTGTCTAATCGAAGACTTTTCATCGGCAGTAGGGACAACTTACTATGTTCCTCGAGGCTCCCTGACTCGGGGCGATACCTCGAATGgccaaaaaagaaccaTTACACAGACTGTGTCATTTCCTAACAACATTGTTGGTGCGTTGATAGGGAAGAATGGAGCCCGCATACAAGGTGTGCGTAAGGTGAGTGGAGCAACCATCGGCATctctgacgaagaagagggaaatgaagaaagagtGTTTACTATCACCGGTTCAGCAAAAGCAGTGGAAAAAGCTAAGGCCTTATTATACCATAACTTGGAACGAGAAGAGAATAGGCGCACCCaagcagaagcagagcAAGGCTAGTCAAAGTCCGAAGTACCTCCCAACGTTTCGTGAAAATTCCTTACTTCCTCAAAAGTGTTTTCATTTCgactcttctcttcaattctaTTTGTATGTCTTATTGTGTAATGTTCAAAAATTAGCTTACGGTGTTCTTGCGAATGAAATTCTTTATTTAAGGTGCGACGTAGATGGATCATGATAGGGACCAGTTATTCAGCTTCGAGATCAATGCAGccaaagcttcaagaagttccacatccacttcatcaaatccaTTCTCTGTCAAGCAGTCGATGTCTAAGACACCCACCACAGATTCCCCATTTAGAATAGGCACAACAATTTCACTCTTAGTCTCTCCGTCACAAGCAATATGCCCAGGAAACTTATTCACATCAGCAATGCATTGAGTCCGCTTCTCCATAGCAGCCATCCCGCATACACCCTTTCCTATCTGGATACTTTGACAAGCCACTTTCCCTTGGAATGGTCCGAGAACAAGATTATTGGACTCTGTGTTTGTTGTGATGTAAAATCCAACCCAGTTGATAGGCAAACCGATAGAGTGATACGCATGCCAAATCAAGGATGCAGCGTTAGCAAGATTGGAAACCCAATAATTTGTATCGGCAGAAAGAGCCTCATATGAGCCATTGACAATTTCTAAGACTTCTCTTTTCAGAGATTCTGGAAAAGAAGTATAGTCTGCGTGATGTAGCTTCTCTTGCATTTGCTTTACTCAGAAAATGGCTTTATCGCAGATTTTTGGATCTTTCCCAAGTGCGCATTCCATCACTGGCAATTTCAATAAGAACCTCTTGTACGAAGGGGTAGTTTCCCAGTCGCCCATTTGAACGATCTCGGCTTTGTCGTTCAAAATGATTGCAGTCCTCCTGCCTCTGGGGATGGTCATGTACGACACTTTCATATATATCCTGGCATACTGGCAGTCAGAACCAGGCAAGACACTGCATCTTTGTAAGTGATACCttcagaaagagaaacgCCGAAGCTACCCAGTAGAATCACTCCATCAAGTTGCAAGAAATTCTCTAAGCCCACCTGTTGTCCAAATGTTTGCTGGGCTGAGAGAGAAACTTCAAATGATTGCTTTATCGACCCTCCTTTCCCCGCGGTCATATCGTAGCACCATGTTATGGGGACGAGGATGTCTTTCACTGGTGGTTTCTTGCTGGAAAATGTTTGCAAGTACCacttcctcatccttctGTCATAGTATACCGCATCTCGgcttttttcaaagatGAAGCTATTTGTGGTGTCCTGAAGTAGATCAAGAATACTGGCATTGTAGAATTCATCCATACTACCAAGCTTGTGCACGACACCAATACTTTCGTCATTGGATTTGACCTTGGACATGGTTCCCTGATAAACTTCCGTCTCCATGGGAGTCACCGAGTGCATCCAGTTCATCCCCATGGCCGAAAGAttgttggctgcaaaagcttgcGAGAATTGAAGGATGTAGGCAAGAACTATTGATCTCATGATATGAAACTTAAGAGCAACACAAAATAAAGATATTTTACTCTGTGATATCAAAGCAAAATGAAAGATCAAACCAATCTACAAAAAAGCCACTTTAAAATATTATCTAGACAATATCTCAATTGCAATTGGATTCAACTTGCCGTTATGCGATTTCAAACTACAATTCGCGCCCTATTCATGAATGATACCAAGATGGTGAACTTCCTTTCTCTTGCCCAATTCTCGGAAGACTTTGAGCGCTTCATACATCACAGAGGCGAAGCAAAGCTTGTGAGGTCATCCAGTCGTGAAATACGAGATGCTTTTGACTACCGGAGACTGCTACTCCCTTACAATAATGACCATCTGTGCATAAGGGATTCaggatttcttgaagatatAACATCTTTTACAGGCAACGATACTTCTGAGCTGGCTATTTCGGACGGGGAACATGAACAATCGTCATCTGCAGAGTCTTTTGATGTCGACGAAGGTCTTGGGTTTTTGGCGTCTGAAGTGCAAATCGACCCGCGCTTTCTTCGACTGTTAGACCACGATAATGATAACTGGGAATTACGTGACGACACTTCAATCACTACAAATGATGCTCTCTTGTGGGGCGACGTTTTATATAAGTATGAGCGTCTCTCCGAATCTTGTGAAAGGAATTATTACACTGATCTTGTTTATGAAGGGGAGGGAGCTGAACAGCGTGGTTTGAGAAGCGACTACAGCACATTAGTTCGAGATCGAAGCCTCTATGACGCTGAAAAGCCCGATCTGCAGCTGTTTAAGGAATTCAGATCTGCTGACCTCAACCCCAGCAGAATTTACACCGACCTGCTTGAGTTGCGCCGGCATaattttcaaattctcgaaGGACTACGAGAATCAAACCTTTTTAAGAACAACTTAGCTTCTTTCATAACCGATCATCGGGTTCTGGAGcattttcttgttcttgcttGTCATTCCAGCATCTTGGTCTATAAGATGAGCTCTTTAATACTTAAGCCGATGTATTCGCCATTACTTCGCTTCGATACCAGACCTCTTGCGACTGCTCGACAACATATCGATGCCGCGGTATCGCAAGCAGACCCACACACGATTAATTATGTGAAATCTTCCACTTGGATGGATAATGAGGTTCTTGCAGCTTGCACAGACGATGGCCGTATTTTGGTTTGGGAGACGAATAGAGTGTTTGAAGCAATAAGGCGAAAGCCTTTTTCACCGGGGGTTTACTACAGTCTTAGATTCAATGCTGATTACGAGCTACCTCTTGGAGCTTCATGCTGGTGTGTCGATTTTGGTTCAGCCACAAATGAGGTAGGAGTTCGGCATCACATTGTTGTTGGTTCCTCCAATGCTAGAACGGTGCATTTATTCTACTTCAATTCCAAGCAGTCTCTGTTTGAAGCTGTAGAGAgtcaaaaattgaagcaCAATATACCTGAAGTCTCGATACTAAGGTATAATGTTACGGGCTCTTCTCATGAGGTTGAGGTTTGTGTTGCTTGCATTTcaggagaagttggcaTCTTGAAATTCAGCTTTACTGTGGACGAGCGAATGCAAAGTAAAAAAGTCACGCTTTCTCGAGTAATTGAGGCTTCTGACAATTGCTGGACAGCCAAACCTATACCGGACATATACTTCAAGCCTGTTTCATCATATCGATCGTTGACCGGTCTTTATgacattgacgaaaagCTGACACAGAGAGATGTACACAGTGAgtcctccttcttctgtCATGGGCCGATAGTAACAAATATTGCAGCAGGGATTCGATATTTTCATATTCCTACGATACAGTGGAAGAATGCAAGATATCGCAAAAGAACGTATAAGCCTTTTGACGACATCGACGATGAATATCGAAGAATCAAATTGTCTCTTTCGAGATCTCTACTCGAGGACCAGAAGAAGTATGCTTGCGACTATCACATAGCGGTATCTACCCCAAAACAGGGAGCCCTATTACGTGGCGACTCTCTACTTTGCGTCGCATCAACAGAGGAGATATTTGAACTTGCACCATCTCAGGTCGATGAGAATGACTTCGCACTGTGGGTGAATAGAATCTCTATTACCCTCCTTATACCTGAGCTTCTGGCTTTTGTTTTAGCCACACAAGCTGGATTAGTAACTATCATGCGTCTTTGTCAATACAATGGGCACTTTTCCATGAGGCAGGAGTATGTTATACCCGTTATTCCTAGTCAACAGGACCCTGATGTTTTAAACATCTTGAATCCCATAGTTGGTGTCACTGCTCAGAATGTGTCTGTCCTGGTCGATTATCCAAGGTACCTTCTTTGTGTAATATTTGCAAACGGAAAGTGTTACTCTTATGAACTATTCCATACCGGTGAAGATCGAAAGATGGATATCATCGGTTTGCaactttgaaaaaaaagtcgACATCGACTGCTTATTGATGTTTCGTACTCTTTAATGTTGGTTCCTCGCACTTTGCGTATTTTGATCGCGACTGCGCGCGTTCAATCTTATCGCATAAGCCCATAACAACTTTGCTCCTGAGAACGCCATGGATTTGATAAATATTGGCAAAGAGGCACGGAAAACGGGATTTAAGCCTCGAGAAGGTCTACCCAGAGATCAGCATGATATGGAAGACATCGATGAGTTCTTTGCAGATGGCAATTCCTCCGATGCCATCGCTGGGACAGGGCTGTCAACTACGAGGCATAAGAGTAAGCAAAGGCGAGAATTCAGTCATGAATCAGACAGTGAAGCTGATTCATCTATTCATCAAGCAATGTTCAAGAGCTCGGACGAGCGAAGGTTATCGCCAAAACGTGAATCTCAACACTCACATAAAACTACCGAGAAAAACGTATCAAACAAGGAAACCAGTCTGTCAATGATACACTCCGACAACTCTCATTATGATGCACTTTCGGATGCTGGGGAGGATGCCGAAGCGTCGAGTGCGCTAACTTCTCATCGTGAAGCACTatttacaaaaaaattggctAGCAATCGAGATTCCACCAATAAAGTTCTCCGACATCTACCTTCCactcaagaatttgacaattatgatgaaagtgaaaatcttgaagcaTTTATGGATGATCAAATCCCTCAAAAACCCAGTGATATGCTCGAGGAGGAGGGTGGTAACGATGGAACTGAGCAGTTGACCGCAATAGTTCAGTATGATGTACCACTTGCTTCGTCTGACGAGACTGAGGCATCTGATGACGACTACTACGTGTCACCGCAAGAACGGTGTGACAAAACTGGACTAGATGGATTGACCTCACTGCTAccttcacctccaccagaatcaaagaaattAAGAAGGtccaaaagaacaagagtTAAACCACTAGACTTCTGGAAGAATGAAAGAATCATTTATACTAGGGCTGATGAAGACTTTTCGCAAGGGAAGGACAACAGTCTTATTAATGATCTTCGAAAGATCccacttcaagaaattACTGAGATTATTCATGTCAAAGACCCTGAGCCTAAAaccaagaaaagaaaaattagAGCAAAtgcgaagaaaaaagcaatTTCACCTAAAATaccctcttcttcagagaCTGACGATTTTACGCCGCAATGGTTTCAAGATGGTGCGAAGAGTGTAAATGTCTACCTTGAAGAGGACAAAAAGGAACTACTTGAAGTAGCGTGGGCGCCTGATGGCTACCAATTTCAAAATTCAGACAAGGCGAGTGTCTCGGATCACTTCTCAGCCGCACCGATCTACGAGTCTTCCTCTGGCAACGTATCTGCTGGGCTCATAGAGATTCCTTGTGGAGGCTTCAAGGATCGTCGAAGTTCGAGCGTGACATCCATCTTCCACGTAATCGATGGTCGCATTGAAGTGGAATTAAATGAGGAtcgttttgttgttttAAGCGGTTGCTCTTTTGTGACGCCATTTTCAAATGTCTACAGTTTAAGGAATGTCGGTCTGGACACGGCGAGAATATTTTTCACCAGTTTCAAGGTTAGATGATACAAATCTATGAAGTATATTGAAAATCCTCGATTTTATATCAACCAGTATCAGTATCGTTTGCAGAAACTATTTGATGTATCAAGATATCCAAGGAGATTTGTCTTGAATTCCGTAGCAGCAACTCCAAATTGCTTTAAAATCAACGCCTTCACAACATCCAAACGCTCTCCTTTTTTGCATACAATAAATGGCTCATCTAAGTAAATTTTTCCCCCTTGGATCTTTGTTGGTATCTTATATTTTGTTCTTAAAGTCACCTCCATAGAATGCGACATTGGCACATCCTCTTCGATCGGAATTTGCCCACCCCTGGAATAGACAATACCCTGGGGAATGGTGAAGTCGATAGGGGCTTTGTTATTTGCTTTGGCGAAGTCAAGCTTCACAAAAGCTGCGAAGTAAGCTTCGACATTCTCCGGTGTCTCGTCAGTAAACAAGAGCGCATTAAGACCCGTCTGGTCCACTAGGATCTCAGCAAGCTCGTTCGACCTCTCCTTATAAGCATCCTCAACACTCTCCCCCAACGCTTTTTGTAAGACCTTTCTCTTGCCTAAAATAAGTTTTGAGCCGTTCCAATCGCTCCGAATgtcatgaagaaaattGCTTCTAATGTCGCCTAGCAGTAACACGAAAGCGTACCTAAACAGATCCAACGACTGCCTCACAGCTTCAAAAGttttttccttgttttctttaCCCTTTTTATCAGTTTTTGATAGGGTCACAAGCTTGGAACGCTTGGATCTGGGCATAATTGTAGTTATTTCAGATTTGAGTGCATCGCGCAGATCATCGCGAACATTGGTAACTAGGACAGTGTAAAGGGCAAAAAGAGCAAGTGAAGTAGGTAACGAAACGAGGCCTTGAAGTTAGCAGTGGTTTAAGCACGAACAAGGGATCCGGGTCGACTAAATGTCCTCTAACTTGGGCTACTTGTCGGTCTACACATCCTCGCGAGGTATACTCAACATATGGATATCTCGTCAATTAATTATTGTTATTGTATGATGCCTGACTTTGAATTGCAATCGTCGTATTTGAGGTGTGAAATTGACTCAAAATAAGTAATTTGAATGGGTTGAGAATGGGCCGAAAAGATGCGACATTTGaaatggcttcttcttcagcttgtTACTATAATGTGTTCACTCTTGGTGAATAAAAATCGAATGATGGTGAAAGAAACTCCTTATCGAGAACGAACAGTTTATGaaacttctttgaaatcGAGCAAACGTATACtcagatcttcaacaaatgaTTATAAGGGTTTATTACTCGTGAGAGTTTTCTGAGTAGCATTTAGGCATACACATTTGGAAACTTATACAAGTAAGATTATGAGTTTACCCTGTTCATATTGGAGAACTATCTACGTTAAATCATTATCAATGACTCATTGGCTAACACgagcaaagaagaattcCAGATAAGCCCTATAATACCTTGTAAACGTCTATTGCGCTTCAGTGCATAGCACTA
This window encodes:
- a CDS encoding L-methionine (R)-S-oxide reductase, translating into MQEKLHHADYTSFPESSKREVLEIVNGSYEALSADTNYWVSNLANAASLIWHAYHSIGLPINWVGFYITTNTESNNLVLGPFQGKVACQSIQIGKGVCGMAAMEKRTQCIADVNKFPGHIACDGETKSEIVVPILNGESVVGVLDIDCLTENGFDEVDVELLEALAALISKSNNWSLS
- the MIF2 gene encoding Mif2p, whose product is MDLINIGKEARKTGFKPREGLPRDQHDMEDIDEFFADGNSSDAIAGTGSSTTRHKSKQRREFSHESDSEADSSIHQAMFKSSDERRLSPKRESQHSHKTTEKNVSNKETSSSMIHSDNSHYDALSDAGEDAEASSALTSHREALFTKKLASNRDSTNKVLRHLPSTQEFDNYDESENLEAFMDDQIPQKPSDMLEEEGGNDGTEQLTAIVQYDVPLASSDETEASDDDYYVSPQERCDKTGLDGLTSSLPSPPPESKKLRRSKRTRVKPLDFWKNERIIYTRADEDFSQGKDNSLINDLRKIPLQEITEIIHVKDPEPKTKKRKIRANAKKKAISPKIPSSSETDDFTPQWFQDGAKSVNVYLEEDKKELLEVAWAPDGYQFQNSDKASVSDHFSAAPIYESSSGNVSAGLIEIPCGGFKDRRSSSVTSIFHVIDGRIEVELNEDRFVVLSGCSFVTPFSNVYSLRNVGSDTARIFFTSFKVR
- the MRT4 gene encoding Mrt4p; the encoded protein is MPRSKRSKLVTLSKTDKKGKENKEKTFEAVRQSLDSFRYAFVLSLGDIRSNFLHDIRSDWNGSKLILGKRKVLQKALGESVEDAYKERSNELAEILVDQTGLNALLFTDETPENVEAYFAAFVKLDFAKANNKAPIDFTIPQGIVYSRGGQIPIEEDVPMSHSMEVTLRTKYKIPTKIQGGKIYLDEPFIVCKKGERLDVVKALILKQFGVAATEFKTNLLGYLDTSNSFCKRY